In Pseudomonadota bacterium, a single window of DNA contains:
- a CDS encoding SDR family NAD(P)-dependent oxidoreductase, with amino-acid sequence MPQLITGHSRGLGAALTRRALARGETVYGVSRGRYSPRPGALHELALDLAHLDGIAPALTRFVPAEVMLDEVWLNAGVLGRIANLRELAQADINRVMDINVWANKAIIDWLAARAHAPRRVVMISSGAGVVGNHGWGGYALSKATLNMLAQLYAHELPGTQLLALAPGLIDTDMQSALREVDVARFPSIKRLHDAHGSADMPDADTVAARIEAARPRLATLASGSFVDLRRL; translated from the coding sequence ATGCCCCAACTCATCACCGGCCACAGCCGCGGCCTCGGCGCGGCCCTGACGCGGCGTGCGCTGGCGCGCGGCGAGACGGTCTACGGCGTCAGCCGCGGCCGCTATTCGCCGCGGCCCGGCGCGCTGCACGAGCTGGCCTTGGACCTTGCGCATCTCGACGGCATCGCACCAGCACTGACGCGCTTCGTGCCGGCCGAAGTGATGCTCGACGAGGTATGGCTGAACGCCGGTGTCCTCGGCCGCATCGCCAACCTGCGCGAGCTGGCGCAGGCCGACATCAACCGCGTGATGGATATCAACGTGTGGGCCAACAAGGCCATCATCGACTGGCTGGCCGCGCGCGCTCATGCACCGCGCCGCGTCGTGATGATCTCCTCCGGGGCCGGCGTGGTCGGCAACCATGGCTGGGGCGGCTACGCGTTGTCCAAGGCCACGCTCAACATGCTTGCGCAACTCTACGCGCATGAATTGCCCGGCACGCAGCTGCTGGCGCTGGCGCCGGGGCTGATCGACACCGACATGCAGAGCGCGTTGCGCGAGGTGGACGTCGCACGCTTCCCTTCGATCAAGCGCCTGCATGATGCCCACGGCAGCGCCGACATGCCCGATGCCGACACCGTCGCGGCGCGCATCGAGGCCGCCCGGCCAAGGCTCGCGACGCTGGCGAGCGGCAGCTTCGTCGACCTGCGCCGGCTTTGA
- a CDS encoding acetolactate synthase large subunit produces MNAAELFVQALEREGVKYIFGIPGEENLAFLDALSRSTQIRLILTRHEQAAGFMAATYGRLTGHAGVCLATLGPGATNFVTAAAYAQLGGMPMMMITGQKPIKSSKQGRFQIIDVVDMMRPITKYTHQIASADNIASRVRESFRLAEEEKPGAVHLEFPEDIAEEETDTVPIARSMVRRAIPEDKAIRAAVHRLEKARTPVLIVGAGANRKITSRMLQQFIEHTGMPFVTTQLGKGVIDERHAQFVGNAALSAGDFVHRAIESADVIVNVGHDVIEKPPFFMKHGGPEVIHVNFRSAEVDPVYFPQIEVVGDIANAIWQMKQTIAPQPHWDFTRIDAIRRAGDAHCAEGADDARFPVYPQRLVAEVRNAMPSDGIIALDNGVYKIWFARNYKAHVPNSVLLDNALATMGAGLPSAMAARLVHPERKIMAICGDGGFMMNSQELETAVRLKMNLTVLILRDDAYGMIRWKQANMGFEDWGLTYGNPDFVRYVESYGGHGHRVASAAELGPLLAACLAAEGVHLIDCPVDYSDNDRILNNELKRLSAAI; encoded by the coding sequence ATGAACGCTGCCGAATTGTTTGTCCAAGCCCTGGAGCGCGAGGGCGTGAAGTACATCTTCGGCATTCCCGGCGAAGAGAACCTCGCGTTTCTCGACGCGCTGTCGCGCTCCACGCAGATTCGCCTCATTCTGACCCGTCACGAACAGGCGGCCGGTTTCATGGCCGCCACCTACGGACGCCTCACCGGCCATGCCGGTGTATGCCTGGCGACGCTCGGACCGGGCGCGACCAACTTCGTGACCGCCGCCGCCTATGCGCAGCTGGGCGGCATGCCGATGATGATGATCACCGGCCAGAAGCCGATCAAATCGTCCAAGCAGGGGCGCTTCCAGATCATCGACGTGGTCGACATGATGCGGCCCATCACCAAGTACACCCACCAAATAGCCTCGGCCGACAACATCGCTTCACGGGTGCGTGAATCGTTCCGCCTCGCAGAGGAAGAAAAACCAGGCGCGGTGCATCTCGAATTTCCCGAAGACATCGCCGAGGAAGAAACCGACACCGTGCCGATCGCGCGCAGCATGGTGCGTCGCGCGATCCCGGAGGACAAGGCCATCCGCGCCGCCGTGCATCGACTCGAGAAGGCACGCACGCCGGTGCTGATCGTGGGCGCCGGCGCCAATCGCAAGATCACCTCGCGCATGCTCCAGCAGTTCATCGAACACACCGGCATGCCGTTCGTCACCACCCAGCTCGGCAAGGGCGTGATCGACGAGCGTCATGCGCAGTTCGTCGGCAACGCCGCCTTGTCGGCCGGTGACTTCGTGCACCGCGCCATCGAGAGCGCCGACGTCATCGTCAACGTCGGCCACGACGTGATCGAAAAGCCACCGTTCTTCATGAAGCACGGCGGCCCCGAGGTCATTCACGTCAATTTCCGCTCGGCCGAAGTCGACCCGGTGTATTTCCCGCAGATCGAAGTGGTGGGCGACATCGCCAACGCCATCTGGCAGATGAAGCAGACCATCGCGCCGCAGCCGCACTGGGATTTCACCCGCATCGACGCCATCCGCCGCGCCGGCGATGCGCATTGCGCCGAGGGCGCCGATGACGCGCGCTTTCCCGTCTACCCGCAGCGACTGGTCGCCGAGGTGCGCAACGCCATGCCGTCCGACGGCATCATCGCGCTCGACAACGGCGTGTACAAAATCTGGTTCGCGCGCAACTACAAGGCGCACGTGCCCAATTCGGTGCTGCTCGACAATGCCCTTGCCACCATGGGCGCCGGTCTGCCGTCGGCCATGGCCGCGCGCCTGGTGCATCCCGAGCGCAAGATCATGGCCATCTGCGGCGACGGCGGCTTCATGATGAACAGCCAGGAACTCGAGACCGCGGTGCGCCTGAAGATGAACCTCACGGTGCTGATCCTGCGCGACGATGCCTACGGCATGATCCGCTGGAAGCAGGCCAACATGGGCTTCGAGGATTGGGGGCTGACCTATGGCAATCCCGATTTCGTGCGCTACGTCGAGAGCTACGGCGGCCATGGCCATCGCGTGGCGAGCGCCGCCGAACTCGGCCCCTTGCTGGCCGCGTGCCTGGCGGCCGAGGGCGTGCACCTCATTGACTGCCCGGTGGACTACAGCGACAACGATCGCATCCTCAACAACGAGCTCAAACGCCTGAGCGCGGCCATCTGA
- a CDS encoding DUF2919 family protein → MNDARRVRGLAYHPDAYDEHFALRVPAVLWLVMAWAVHPLVLLALGHLPQSGNEFAYVARLVEAPALLATLPAVAVLVAAARRRPAAGALTRGTWRHGRWLLLIALVANFSLCLPHPHGAWLALRMGADVAAASALLTVARVRDTFADFPVDERA, encoded by the coding sequence GTGAACGACGCTCGCCGCGTACGCGGTCTCGCCTACCATCCCGACGCTTACGACGAGCATTTCGCGCTGCGCGTGCCGGCGGTGCTGTGGCTGGTGATGGCGTGGGCCGTGCACCCGCTGGTCCTGCTGGCACTCGGCCACCTGCCGCAAAGCGGCAACGAGTTTGCCTACGTGGCGCGCCTGGTCGAAGCGCCCGCGCTGCTCGCCACGCTGCCGGCCGTGGCGGTATTGGTGGCCGCCGCGCGGCGCCGACCGGCGGCGGGCGCGCTGACCCGCGGTACGTGGCGCCACGGTCGCTGGCTGTTGCTCATCGCGCTTGTCGCCAATTTCAGCCTGTGCCTGCCGCACCCGCATGGCGCCTGGTTGGCGCTGCGCATGGGCGCCGATGTCGCGGCGGCCTCGGCGCTGCTGACGGTGGCGCGGGTGCGCGATACCTTCGCCGATTTCCCTGTCGATGAGCGCGCCTGA
- a CDS encoding SAM-dependent chlorinase/fluorinase, whose protein sequence is MSKHFKPSGVVTVTTDFGHRGPFVGTMKGVIVSRFPAARIIDLTHEAYVHWPAEAGFWIARSYHYFPSGTVHLAVVDPGVGTDRSVLLALGDGHAFLAPDNGLLAEVIEKTAATVFRLRDELIEAHALGDISATFHGRDVFAPLAARLAAGELDSGALGKPTSDYVPSIIEPAERRGAQLTGVVITTDHFGNLISNIERADIEAFKRPLVQAGGHEMPLLRTYGDARPGALLGLINSFGVLEIACAEQNAAETLGIGRGAPIKVVERP, encoded by the coding sequence ATGAGCAAGCATTTCAAGCCGAGCGGCGTCGTCACCGTGACCACCGACTTCGGCCATCGTGGACCGTTCGTCGGCACCATGAAGGGCGTGATCGTGAGCCGCTTTCCGGCGGCCCGCATCATCGATCTCACCCATGAAGCCTATGTGCACTGGCCGGCCGAAGCCGGCTTCTGGATTGCGCGATCCTACCACTACTTCCCGAGCGGCACGGTGCACCTGGCGGTGGTCGATCCGGGCGTCGGCACCGACCGGAGCGTGCTCTTGGCGCTCGGCGACGGCCACGCCTTCCTCGCGCCCGACAACGGCCTGCTGGCCGAGGTCATCGAGAAAACCGCCGCGACGGTGTTTCGCCTGCGCGACGAACTCATCGAGGCCCATGCCCTCGGCGACATCAGTGCGACTTTCCACGGCCGCGACGTGTTCGCGCCGCTCGCCGCCAGGCTCGCGGCCGGCGAACTCGACAGCGGTGCGCTCGGCAAGCCGACCTCCGATTACGTACCCTCGATCATCGAGCCCGCCGAGCGACGCGGCGCGCAGTTGACGGGCGTGGTCATCACCACCGATCACTTCGGCAATCTCATCTCCAATATCGAACGCGCCGACATCGAAGCCTTCAAGCGGCCGTTGGTGCAGGCGGGTGGCCACGAGATGCCCTTGTTGCGCACCTATGGCGATGCACGGCCCGGCGCCCTGCTCGGGCTCATCAATTCCTTCGGCGTGCTGGAAATCGCCTGCGCCGAGCAGAACGCCGCCGAGACGCTGGGCATCGGGCGCGGCGCGCCGATCAAGGTGGTCGAACGGCCCTGA
- a CDS encoding class I SAM-dependent methyltransferase has translation MSTDLRRDDWDLIACPVCGGEQFRHLFDKGGEPFVRCTGCALTLINPRPPFAHIREHYDAAYSAGYTRKAEAKIIRARKRVARIGRDSGRWLDVGCSAGFVVKAATEAGFEAWGVDIEADGIAYGRDTLGLSRLACGVLEDQHYPDAHFDVISAYDVIEHVPDLNRFVAELARILAPGGVIDIGTPDIGHWRVPRELATWNELKPSEHLYYFNRKTLDRLLAAHGLRIVRKRLALKPGLKVLVARA, from the coding sequence ATGAGCACTGACTTGCGGCGTGACGACTGGGACTTGATCGCCTGCCCGGTGTGCGGCGGCGAGCAGTTCCGTCACCTGTTCGACAAAGGCGGCGAACCGTTCGTGCGCTGCACGGGCTGCGCGCTGACGCTCATCAATCCACGCCCGCCGTTCGCGCACATACGCGAGCACTACGACGCCGCCTACAGCGCCGGCTACACGCGCAAGGCCGAAGCAAAGATCATTCGTGCGCGCAAACGCGTGGCACGCATCGGCCGCGACAGTGGTCGCTGGCTGGATGTCGGCTGCTCGGCCGGCTTCGTGGTGAAGGCCGCCACCGAGGCCGGCTTCGAAGCCTGGGGCGTCGACATCGAAGCCGATGGCATCGCCTATGGCCGCGACACCCTCGGCCTGTCGCGCCTCGCCTGCGGCGTGCTCGAGGATCAGCATTATCCCGATGCACACTTCGACGTGATCTCGGCCTACGACGTCATCGAGCACGTGCCGGATCTCAACCGCTTCGTGGCCGAGCTGGCGCGCATACTCGCGCCCGGCGGCGTGATCGACATCGGCACCCCGGACATCGGCCATTGGCGCGTGCCGCGCGAGCTCGCGACATGGAACGAACTCAAACCTTCCGAACACCTGTACTACTTCAACCGCAAGACGCTGGACCGGCTGCTCGCCGCCCACGGCCTGCGCATCGTACGTAAGCGACTGGCGCTGAAGCCGGGCTTGAAAGTGCTGGTGGCGCGCGCCTGA
- a CDS encoding 1-acyl-sn-glycerol-3-phosphate acyltransferase: MTHPVAVPLWLLLVLLAAGAWLLAERVLVPSVRWLFRRKVNQAIEQMNRRLRLELPPFKLNRRQVLIDRLTYDPQVLEVAQAWAAQQGVPPAVAIERVRRYATEICPSFNAYMYFRIGSALARALVRMLYRVRVAYADKQAFLGIAPRSSLVFVINHRSNMDYVLASYMVVRHAALSYAVGEWARVWPVQQLIRSMGAYFVRRNSGDELYRKVLARYVQMAIEGGIVQAVFPEGGLSRDGHLRPPKLGLIDYMVRNFDAQAERDVVFIPVGVNYDRVLEDRSLLLSADDSVTAPGALTATRNTLAFIGRNLALRLRNEWRRFGHAAVQFGRPLSLRDYCAQGGVDFRAGDAAQRHAKVAVLAEQLMAEVAANIPVLSVPLIALTLLAAPTRRYTALELKAALQERLDSLRRDGNRYLMHDAASSQAIDNGLAMMEVRRLVLVEDGLYRLNGAEQALVAYYARSITHLFAGSTTPSPPVAWQNQAP, translated from the coding sequence ATGACCCATCCCGTCGCCGTCCCGCTGTGGCTGCTGCTCGTGCTGCTGGCCGCCGGTGCCTGGCTGTTGGCCGAACGCGTGTTGGTGCCGAGCGTGCGCTGGCTGTTTCGACGCAAGGTCAACCAGGCCATCGAACAGATGAATCGCCGCCTGCGCCTGGAGCTGCCGCCCTTCAAGTTGAACCGTCGCCAGGTGCTGATCGACCGCCTGACCTACGACCCGCAGGTGCTGGAAGTGGCGCAAGCCTGGGCCGCGCAGCAGGGCGTGCCACCGGCCGTCGCCATCGAACGCGTGCGCCGCTACGCGACCGAGATCTGTCCGTCCTTCAATGCCTACATGTATTTCCGCATCGGCAGCGCGCTGGCGCGCGCGCTGGTGCGCATGCTGTACCGGGTGCGCGTGGCCTACGCCGACAAGCAGGCGTTTCTCGGCATCGCGCCGCGTTCGAGCCTGGTGTTCGTCATCAATCATCGTTCCAACATGGACTACGTGCTGGCGTCGTACATGGTGGTGCGTCACGCCGCGCTGAGTTACGCGGTGGGCGAATGGGCACGCGTGTGGCCGGTGCAGCAGTTGATCCGCTCGATGGGCGCGTATTTCGTGCGGCGCAATTCCGGCGATGAACTCTATCGTAAGGTGCTGGCGCGCTACGTGCAGATGGCCATCGAGGGCGGCATCGTGCAGGCGGTGTTTCCCGAAGGCGGATTGAGTCGCGACGGCCACCTGCGGCCGCCCAAGCTCGGCCTCATCGACTACATGGTGCGCAACTTCGACGCGCAAGCCGAGCGCGACGTGGTGTTCATTCCGGTCGGCGTCAACTACGACCGTGTGCTGGAGGATCGCAGTTTGTTGTTGTCGGCCGACGACAGCGTCACCGCGCCCGGCGCGCTCACCGCGACGCGCAACACGCTGGCCTTCATCGGCCGCAACCTCGCGCTGCGCTTACGCAACGAATGGCGGCGCTTCGGTCACGCCGCCGTGCAGTTCGGACGGCCGTTGTCCTTGCGCGACTACTGCGCGCAGGGCGGCGTCGACTTCCGCGCCGGCGACGCCGCGCAGCGTCACGCCAAGGTCGCCGTGCTCGCGGAACAGCTGATGGCCGAGGTGGCCGCCAACATCCCGGTGCTGTCGGTGCCGCTCATCGCCCTGACCCTGCTCGCCGCGCCCACACGCCGCTACACCGCGCTCGAACTCAAGGCCGCGCTGCAGGAGCGGCTCGACAGCCTGCGCCGCGACGGCAATCGCTATCTGATGCACGACGCCGCCAGCAGCCAGGCCATCGACAACGGACTGGCGATGATGGAAGTCCGGCGCCTGGTGCTGGTGGAAGATGGGCTGTATCGCCTGAACGGCGCCGAGCAGGCGCTGGTCGCCTATTACGCACGTTCCATCACACACTTGTTTGCCGGCTCGACGACGCCATCGCCGCCCGTGGCATGGCAGAATCAGGCGCCATGA
- a CDS encoding haloacid dehalogenase type II, translated as MTTATTTARLRPEPNRTPPRGTVPIRAFLFDTYGTVCDFFQPMKRALTALAERQGVERDTATLAVAWRNAYMKSVGRHVMEGRPFRPLFDMQREDLAELVGRHFPARLSAQELDELTSTWRRLEPWPDAVPGLTALKAHALVAPLSNGNFDDMAALARHAGLPWDVILGSSLARQYKPHPDVYLHAARALNLEPAQCCMVAAHQFDLHFAAGHGMQTAFVMRPLEFGGAIRPAVPEPGVDYSYAAEMHAEHDWTYVATDLLHLAAQHAAQCTSAR; from the coding sequence ATGACGACTGCCACTACCACGGCGCGACTGCGCCCCGAGCCCAATCGCACGCCGCCCCGCGGCACGGTGCCGATCCGCGCCTTCCTGTTCGATACCTATGGCACGGTGTGCGACTTCTTCCAGCCCATGAAACGCGCGCTGACGGCGCTGGCCGAGCGCCAGGGCGTGGAGCGCGATACCGCCACGCTGGCGGTCGCGTGGCGCAACGCCTACATGAAGTCGGTCGGCCGTCACGTCATGGAGGGTCGTCCGTTCCGGCCGCTGTTCGACATGCAGCGCGAAGACCTCGCGGAACTGGTCGGGCGGCATTTCCCCGCGCGTTTGAGCGCGCAGGAACTCGATGAACTGACCAGCACCTGGCGGCGTCTCGAGCCGTGGCCCGATGCGGTGCCGGGCCTCACCGCCCTCAAGGCCCACGCGCTGGTCGCGCCGCTCAGCAACGGCAACTTCGACGACATGGCGGCGCTCGCGCGTCATGCCGGACTGCCGTGGGACGTGATCCTGGGCTCGTCCCTCGCGCGCCAGTACAAGCCGCATCCCGATGTGTACCTGCACGCGGCGCGTGCCCTCAATCTCGAGCCTGCGCAGTGCTGCATGGTGGCCGCTCACCAGTTCGACCTGCATTTCGCCGCCGGCCATGGCATGCAGACCGCGTTCGTGATGCGGCCGCTGGAGTTCGGCGGCGCGATACGGCCGGCGGTGCCGGAACCCGGCGTCGACTATTCCTACGCGGCGGAGATGCACGCCGAGCACGACTGGACCTACGTCGCCACGGATCTCCTGCACCTCGCCGCCCAGCACGCGGCGCAGTGCACCAGCGCGCGGTAA
- a CDS encoding aminoglycoside phosphotransferase family protein — protein sequence MAMTALRIAGQVLRERIRPQMATRAEDVPSSVAVLTPAWWTAVLCAGHPGAQVLGFDVMGESAGTHQRHRFLLRYNEAGHIARLPMAVFTKTLPNVLTRMIGGYNGTARAEGRFYREIRPALAIEAPHGYHTAFDRDTLAGINVLEDIATTRGARFCDADTYVSREMAESMVDLLAQLHAHAYDSARLDNEWRWLANFADWFEIGARKMATEHYTRKAMLRMRERVPARLMKRLDEIWPATVAASAIHRQGPRGLLHSDVHIGNWYRNLRGRMGLFDWQCVAQGHWSRDIAYALSAALTVEDRRAWERALLARYLEILCNTAGVYIDTDFAWKHYRAQMLHALWMWTITLCHSRWLPAMQPAAVSVEMIERIATAVDDLDSLDAATRG from the coding sequence GTGGCCATGACCGCCCTGCGCATTGCCGGCCAGGTGCTGCGCGAGCGCATTCGTCCGCAGATGGCGACGCGCGCCGAGGATGTGCCGAGTTCGGTGGCGGTGCTGACTCCCGCCTGGTGGACGGCGGTGTTGTGCGCCGGCCATCCCGGCGCCCAGGTGCTCGGGTTCGACGTCATGGGCGAATCGGCCGGCACCCATCAACGGCATCGCTTCCTGTTGCGCTACAACGAGGCGGGCCACATCGCGCGCCTGCCGATGGCGGTATTCACCAAGACCCTGCCCAATGTCCTGACGCGCATGATCGGCGGCTACAACGGCACGGCACGCGCCGAAGGACGTTTCTACCGGGAGATTCGCCCGGCGCTCGCCATCGAAGCGCCGCACGGCTATCACACCGCCTTCGATCGCGACACGCTGGCCGGCATCAACGTGCTGGAAGACATTGCCACCACGCGCGGCGCGCGCTTCTGCGATGCCGACACCTATGTCTCGCGCGAGATGGCCGAAAGCATGGTCGACCTGCTCGCGCAATTGCATGCCCACGCCTACGACAGCGCGCGGCTCGACAACGAGTGGCGCTGGCTGGCCAATTTCGCCGACTGGTTCGAGATCGGCGCGCGCAAGATGGCCACCGAGCACTACACGCGCAAGGCCATGCTGCGCATGCGCGAACGCGTACCGGCGCGGCTCATGAAGCGCCTCGACGAGATCTGGCCGGCGACGGTCGCCGCCAGCGCCATCCATCGCCAGGGCCCGCGCGGCCTGCTGCATTCGGACGTGCACATCGGCAACTGGTATCGCAACCTGCGCGGACGCATGGGCCTGTTCGACTGGCAGTGCGTGGCGCAGGGCCATTGGTCGCGCGACATCGCCTACGCGCTGTCGGCGGCCTTGACGGTCGAAGACCGCCGCGCCTGGGAGCGCGCGCTGCTGGCGCGCTATCTCGAGATCCTCTGCAACACCGCCGGCGTCTACATCGACACCGATTTCGCCTGGAAGCATTACCGCGCGCAGATGCTGCACGCGCTGTGGATGTGGACCATCACCTTGTGCCACTCACGCTGGCTGCCGGCCATGCAGCCCGCGGCGGTGTCGGTGGAAATGATCGAACGCATCGCCACCGCCGTCGACGATCTCGACAGTCTCGACGCGGCGACGCGCGGCTGA
- a CDS encoding amidohydrolase family protein, with translation MNQYDTVIKNGTIIDGTGLPRFHGDIAIRHGRIAKIGRIDASQAREVIDASGLIVAPGFVDLHTHYDAQVHWDPYCTISGWHGVTSVAIGNCGFGFAPARPEVRERLLRMMTRTEQIPYESMVEGMGLDWDWETLPEWMDHLERIPKGVNLLSYVPLNPVLVHVMGLEAAKAGRMPSADEMGEIKRVVHEAMDAGMMGWSCQRFGKNSMQADYDGTPMPTDVMPDETLLALADVLADRGEGFIEMINATTGEPLKTNDPKDSKFVEEIARRSGRPVLYNAIIAMDAPGYETAHHAALKWLDECFADGKRIYGQAVTVRAAYQFTLEHWNLYDSSPAWNELTQGSIAERIDKMRSADMRGRLIADEEILVTTGVGGPISGLIVQETPDHPELAHYCGRTLGEIAAAEGKHHIEAMLDIGIAGSLKVLFRTNELSSTDHKKVGELVRNQHIMPGISDGGAHTKFFTGGSFTTDMITWLVRETGELTLEQAHYRLSYLPAQAAGFLDSGFLREGAPADIVVYDFENLKRVPEVDYEVAYDFPANEWRRIQRAEGYRWILVNGVVTFKDGVCTQATPGQLLRLNRWQSAAAAEPLASAG, from the coding sequence ATGAACCAATACGATACCGTCATCAAGAACGGCACCATCATCGATGGTACCGGTCTGCCACGCTTCCACGGCGACATCGCCATCCGCCACGGCCGCATCGCCAAGATTGGCCGCATCGATGCAAGCCAGGCACGCGAAGTCATCGACGCCAGCGGTCTCATCGTTGCGCCGGGCTTCGTCGACCTGCATACCCATTACGATGCCCAGGTGCATTGGGACCCGTACTGCACCATCTCCGGCTGGCACGGCGTGACTTCCGTCGCCATCGGCAACTGCGGCTTCGGCTTCGCGCCGGCGCGCCCCGAAGTGCGCGAACGGCTGCTGCGCATGATGACGCGTACCGAGCAGATCCCCTACGAATCGATGGTCGAAGGCATGGGGCTCGATTGGGATTGGGAGACCTTGCCGGAGTGGATGGATCACCTCGAGCGCATTCCCAAGGGCGTCAACCTGTTGAGCTACGTGCCGCTCAACCCGGTGCTGGTGCACGTGATGGGCCTCGAAGCGGCCAAGGCCGGGCGCATGCCCAGCGCCGACGAGATGGGCGAAATCAAGCGCGTGGTGCACGAAGCCATGGACGCCGGCATGATGGGCTGGAGCTGCCAGCGCTTCGGCAAGAATTCCATGCAGGCCGATTACGACGGCACGCCCATGCCGACCGACGTCATGCCCGACGAAACCCTGCTCGCGCTCGCTGACGTGCTGGCCGATCGCGGCGAGGGCTTCATCGAGATGATCAACGCCACCACCGGCGAGCCGCTCAAGACCAACGATCCCAAGGACAGCAAGTTCGTCGAGGAGATCGCGCGCCGCTCGGGCCGCCCGGTGCTGTACAACGCCATCATCGCCATGGATGCGCCCGGCTATGAAACCGCCCATCACGCCGCCCTGAAATGGCTGGACGAATGCTTCGCCGACGGTAAGCGCATCTATGGCCAGGCGGTCACGGTGCGCGCCGCCTACCAGTTCACGCTCGAGCACTGGAATCTCTACGATTCGAGCCCGGCCTGGAATGAACTGACGCAAGGCAGCATCGCCGAGCGCATCGACAAGATGCGCAGCGCCGACATGCGTGGCCGCCTGATTGCCGATGAAGAGATCCTGGTGACCACCGGCGTCGGTGGCCCCATCAGCGGTCTCATCGTGCAGGAGACCCCCGATCATCCGGAGCTCGCACACTACTGCGGACGCACGCTCGGCGAGATTGCGGCGGCGGAGGGCAAGCATCACATCGAGGCCATGCTCGACATCGGCATCGCCGGTTCCCTGAAAGTGCTGTTCCGCACCAACGAGTTGTCGAGCACCGATCACAAGAAGGTCGGCGAGCTGGTGCGCAACCAGCACATCATGCCGGGCATCTCCGACGGTGGCGCGCATACCAAGTTCTTCACCGGCGGTTCCTTCACCACCGACATGATCACCTGGCTGGTGCGCGAGACCGGCGAACTGACGCTCGAACAGGCGCACTACCGCCTGAGCTACCTGCCGGCGCAGGCCGCGGGTTTCCTCGACAGCGGTTTCCTGCGCGAAGGCGCGCCGGCCGACATCGTGGTCTACGACTTCGAGAACCTCAAGCGCGTGCCGGAAGTGGACTACGAAGTGGCCTACGACTTTCCCGCCAACGAGTGGCGACGCATCCAGCGCGCCGAGGGCTATCGCTGGATCCTGGTGAACGGCGTGGTGACCTTCAAGGACGGTGTCTGCACCCAGGCCACGCCCGGGCAGTTGCTGCGTTTGAATCGCTGGCAGTCCGCCGCGGCGGCCGAGCCACTCGCCAGCGCCGGCTGA
- a CDS encoding AraC family transcriptional regulator ligand-binding domain-containing protein, with amino-acid sequence MALHDAVIISGALVGARELIVECGQDPLALASRAQLHARAFDEPDLFVRAAAMVDFLELAARACQAPDFALRHAQRLPLGILGQGWMIMRAADSVGAALRDFAALYGIYTDAGSLAMHKDGNDAWLRYDFLPIGRWGERQIIHLTLGCIRLFVAASLARPAWHPPRVLLRDVPHDPRPYVEFFGHGVRFGQDRDALLVDGRTLKAAMGSGAVRARVHRSLLRQSASPSRAVVAQVKALLGTLLRHDEHRGMQAMGAALGMASRTLQRRLTEAGTSYRELTDDVRSDLALRHVQRSDLSFGQVANLLGYDSQAAFSRAFRRWHGVTPREARRPQMKCQTEV; translated from the coding sequence GTGGCCCTGCACGACGCCGTCATCATTTCCGGGGCGCTGGTCGGCGCGCGTGAACTGATCGTCGAGTGTGGTCAGGACCCGCTGGCGCTCGCCAGCCGCGCGCAACTCCATGCGCGCGCCTTCGACGAACCGGACCTGTTCGTACGCGCGGCGGCAATGGTGGATTTCCTGGAACTCGCGGCCCGCGCCTGCCAGGCGCCCGACTTCGCCCTGCGTCATGCGCAGCGTCTGCCGCTCGGCATCCTCGGCCAGGGCTGGATGATCATGCGCGCCGCCGACTCGGTGGGCGCGGCCCTGCGCGACTTCGCCGCGCTTTACGGCATCTACACCGATGCCGGCAGCCTCGCCATGCACAAGGACGGCAACGATGCGTGGCTGCGCTACGACTTCCTGCCGATCGGACGCTGGGGCGAGCGCCAGATCATCCACCTCACCCTGGGCTGCATCCGCCTGTTCGTGGCAGCGAGCCTGGCGCGCCCCGCCTGGCACCCACCGCGTGTGCTGTTGCGCGACGTGCCTCATGACCCGCGGCCCTACGTGGAATTCTTCGGCCATGGCGTGCGCTTCGGCCAGGACCGCGACGCGCTGCTGGTCGACGGGCGCACCTTGAAGGCGGCCATGGGCTCGGGCGCGGTGCGCGCACGCGTGCATCGCAGCCTGCTGCGTCAATCGGCCAGTCCGTCGCGCGCAGTGGTGGCGCAGGTCAAAGCCCTGCTCGGCACCTTGCTGCGGCACGACGAACACCGCGGCATGCAGGCCATGGGCGCGGCCTTGGGCATGGCTTCACGCACGCTGCAAAGGCGCCTGACCGAAGCCGGCACCAGTTACCGCGAGTTGACCGATGATGTGCGCAGCGACCTGGCCCTGCGCCATGTCCAACGCAGCGATCTCAGCTTCGGACAGGTGGCCAACCTGCTCGGCTACGACAGCCAGGCGGCCTTCAGCCGTGCATTCCGGCGCTGGCATGGTGTGACGCCGCGCGAAGCGCGGCGGCCGCAGATGAAGTGTCAGACTGAAGTCTGA